The sequence below is a genomic window from Myxococcus xanthus.
GCCCACGGCCTCTGGCTGCGGACCTTTCGTGAGGTCGCCGCCGAATACCCGCAGATTGAGGCGCGGCACTACTACGTGGATGCCTTGGCGCTCCAGATGGTGACACGGCCGGAGTCCCTCCAGGTCATCGTGACGACCAATCTCTTCGGCGACATTCTGACGGACCTGGGCGCGGCCCTGAGCGGTGGGCTTGGCGTTGCGCCCTCCGCCAACCTCAATCCGGACTCCACGCCGCTCTTCGAACCCGTGCATGGCTCGGCACCCGAGCTCACCGGCAAGGGGCTGGCCAACCCCGCGGCCATGGTGCTGAGCGCGGCCCTGATGCTCGAGCACCTCGGTCAGGCTGGGGCCGCCCGGCGTCTGAGCACGGCCGTTCAGCAGACGGTGGCGGAGGGCCAGTGCACGCGCGACGTGGGGGGAACGCTCTCCACGACGGAGGCGGCCGACGCCATCCTGGACCGGATGCTCCAGGGACTCCGGCGGACCCGCACGTAGGGGCGGATTGCCCTGCCGCGTGAGGCTGGTGAGCGGAACGCCATCCTCTTGAGGGGACGCCAGCGCGTCCCAAGAAAGGCGCTGCACATGAACACCCGACCCATGACCCTGACGCAGAAAATCCTGGCCCACCATGCCCGGCGCCTCGATCGCCCCTGGGTCCAGGCGGGAGACGTCCTGCAGCTCCGGGTGGACTGGACGATGGCGAGCGAGCTGGCCTGGAACGGCATGGACCGCACCTACCAGGCCCTGGGACGCCCGGAGCTCCACGACCGGGAGCGCGTCTTCCTCGCCGTGGACCACACGGTGGACGCAGTGACCCTTGCCAAGGACGTGCGCGTCCAGCGGCTGGTACAGCGCTCGCGTGACTTCGCCCGCGAACGGAGGCTGCGCCACTTCTACGATGCCAACGAGACCATCCTTCACACGAAGTTCTATCGAGAGCTGGTCCAGCCAGGACAGTTGGTGCTGGGAGCCGATTCACACACCACCTCCCATGGAGGGATGGGCGCCTTCGCCATCGGACTGGGTGGAGCGGACATCGTTGCCGCGATGGTACTCGGGGAGACATGGCTCGAGGTTCCCGAGGCCATCACCGTGGAGTACCAGGGCACGCCTGCCTTTGGCATCGGCGGCAAGGACATCATCCTGAAGACCTTGGGGCTCCTTGGAAGGAACACCGCCGCGCTGGAGCGGACGGTGGAGTACCGCGGAGAAGCCGCGCGCGGCTTCACCACGGACATGCGCTTCACCATCGCGAACATGACGGCGGAGCTCGGCGGGCTGAATGGCATCTTCGAGCCCGACGCGAGGGTCACCGAGTGGCTCGCCATGCGCCCGTCGAACAAGGACGAGGCCCTGTACTTCCGCGCCGATGAGGATGCGCCCTACGTACAGCGCTTCAGCATCGCGCTGGAGAAGCTCGGGCCGCAGCTCGCCCGGCCCTACGCTCCGGACAACGTGCTGGAGGTCCAGGACGCGGTAGGGATGGCGGTGGACGGCTGCTTCATCGGTGCGTGCACCACCACCGAGGAGGAGCTCGTGCTGGCGGCGCTCCTGTTGGAGCAGGCGCTCCGAGGCAAGGCGGCGCGCCCCGCCTCACCCAAGCGGCTCGTGGTGCCCGGGGACCTCGCCATCCACGAACGAATGCGGCAAGCCGGCCTGTGGCGGCACTACGAGCAGGCGGGCTTCCGAATCGGCCCGCCAGGCTGCTCCATGTGTCTGGGCGTGGCCTCAGAAAAGGCCCTTCCCGGCGAGGTGTGGCTCACATCACAGAACCGCAACTACGAGAACCGGATGGGGCCCGGATCACACGCTTGGCTCGCCTCGGCGGCCACTGTAGCGGCCTCCTCCCTGGAGATGCGCGTGGAGGACCCCCGCGCCGCGCTGAAGAGGATCGACCCGTCCGTCCTCGAGCGAATCCTCGCCCGCAAGCCAGCGGGCCGCCCCATCGAGTTCCCGTCCTCCGAGCCACGACTGCCCATGACGCCCCAGCCACATGACGGCGGCACGCGCGCGGGCACGGCCTCCGGAGGACGCATCGCTGGACGCATTCAGCGCTTCGGGAACCATGTCGACACGGACGCCATCATCCCGGGCGAGTTCTGCCACCTTGATGAGCCCTCGGAGCTGGCTCGCCATGCATTCAGGTATGTCCGCCCCGAGTTTCTGGAACGCGTGCAGCAGGGGCGGACGCTCATCGTCGCAGGGGAGGGCTGGGGCACGGGCAGCTCCCGAGAGCAGGCCGTCTGGGCGCTGGCCGGGGCCGGCATCAAGGCCGTCATCGCCAGCAGCTATGCCTTCATCCACCGGCGCAACCTGGTGAACGAGGCGCTGCCCCACCTCGTCGTGACGAGCCCTGCGTTCCACGCCCTGGTCCAGGAAGACGAGGAGCTCGTCGTCGACCTGGAGACGGGCCTGGTGGAGCATGTGGCGAGCGGCCAACGGTTCCAGGCCGAGCGGCCCAGCCCCATCGCCCGCGCGCTCATGCAAGAGGGCGGACTCGTTCCCGCCATCCGGCGCCTCGGCGCCCGGGCGCTCCACCTCGGAGCCCCCTGACCCGGCGCCGTCGTCCTCGGCGGGGCGCGCCGGGCAAGACCGCGCCTGGAAACAGCGCCCGAAACCGCTCGTTGTCAGGGAACGACCACTCAGGCCGAAGGTCCCAGCAAAGGCCAGGAAGCCACGTCAGACTGGCAGTGCATGCTTCACGGAGTCAGGAGCCCCCCGCCATGTTCGCCCTCCCCTCCCCCGTCCTCGTCGTCGCCGCCATCGTCCTCTTCCCCGTCGTCCTCGCCGGCAGCATGCTGCTGGACGCCTTCGAGACGGAGCTGGAGGAGCGCCCGGCGCAGTGACGCGGCCGGCGGTGTAGGCTCCCGCTGGCGCATGCTGGAAACAACGGAAGGCTCCATCGTCCGCGCCACCCTGCGGGCCCTCGTGGAGCCCCGACGGCTGCTGCCCATCCTCGTCATCTCCGTCGCGCTGATTACCGCGCAGGTGCGCTTCAGCCACGCCCCCCTCTGGGCCGCGTTCGGGCTGGGCCTCTTGATGTGCCTGCTCTTCATCGCGGTGGCCCCAGTCTCCTACCGCGTCCTCTTCCCGGAGGGCCTGGACCTCAGCCATGGCGGCATCCGGCTCCTGCTCTACGCCACCGTGGGCAGCGGCGTGGTGCTCACCTCCGGCTTCGTGCTGCCGAAGCTCCTGGGCATGGGCCCCACCTTCCTCACGCAGCCCACCAACCTCGCGGTGTGCGGCGCGCTCTTCCTCGTGGGGGGCTGGGGCCTGGGCCGTGACATCGGCTTCGAGGAGAGCCTCACCCGCGAGCGCGCCCGCGCCGCCCGCTTCGCGCTGGAGGCCGAGCAGGCCCAGCTCCTCGCGCTGCGCAGCCACCTGGACCCGCACTTCCTCTTCAACACGCTCAACGCCATCGCGGAGTGGTGCCGTGAGGACGGCGCCGTCGCGGAGACCGCCGTGCTGCGGCTGTCCACCATGCTCCGCTCCGTGCTCGCGGGCGTGCGCAGCGCCACCTGGCCCCTGGCCCAGGAGCTGGAGCTCATCCGCACGCTCTTCGACCTGCACCTGCTCCGCGACCCGGACCTCTTCCAACTCACGCTGAACATCCCCGCCGGCATGGAGGAGATTCCCGTCCCGCCGCTCGTGCTGCTCCCCCTGGCGGAGAACGCGGTGAAGCATGGCCCCGCCGCCGGCCACCGCGGCCCCCTGTCCCTGGACGTCACCGCGCGGGGACACGAGGTGGAGGTCGCCATCGAGAACCCGGGCCCCTCCCGGGGGCCGCGCGAGGGCAGCGCGGGCCTGCCCACCGTGGAGCGCCGCCTCGCCCTGGCCTACGGCGGCGCCGCCCGCCTCGTGCTCGACGGCGGCGAGGCGCGCACCCGTGTCACCGTCACCCTGCCCCGCGCGGGCCCCCAACCTGGAGTCCTCACCTGAGCGCCCCACTTCGCGTCCTCATCGCCGATGACGAACTGCTCGCCCGAAAGCGCCTGACGCGGCTGCTCGCGGCGCTCCCGGACACGGAGGTCTGCGGCGAGGCCTCGGACGCGGATGGCGTCCTTTCCGCCGTGCGCGCGGGCGGCGTGGACGTGGTGCTGCTGGACATCCACATGCCCGGCCTCAGCGGCCTGGATGCCCTGGCCCTGCTGCCGGAAGGCGGCCCGCGCGTCATCCTCTGCACCGCCCACGCCGAGCACGCCGTGCAGGCCTTCGAACATGGCGCGGTGGACTACGTGCTCAAGCCCGTGGAGCCCGCGCGCCTTCAGAAGGCCCTGGAGCGGGCACGCGCACGCGGTCCGGCCACATCACCCACGAGCACGGTCAGCACCCCACCGAAGCCACCTGGCTCGCCCGTCCGCGGCCTGGGCCGCCTGCCCATTCCCACGCGGCAGGGCATCGTCCTGGTGGATCCCGAAGCCATCTCCCACGCGTCGCTGGAGGACGAGCTGGTGACCGTGTTCACCACGCAGGGAGACTTCCTTACCGACTTCACCCTCAACGAGCTGGTGGAGAAGCTGCCGTCCGAGCACTTCCACCGCGTCCACCGCCGCGCGCTGCTCAACCTCACGCACGTGGCGCGACTGGAGCCGCTGGACACAGGTGGCTACCTGGCGCGCACGCTGCGAGGCCACGCGGTGGAGGTGAGCCGTCAGTCCGCGCGCGAGCTGCGGCGCATGTTGGGCCTGCGTCGCGGCGTCGAGGAAGAGGGCTGAAGAAAGACAAAGGCCCGCGCTCCGGTGCATCCGCGCGGGCCCGACTGCGGGTGACGACCTACTTCACGCGCACTTCGACGCTGACGACCCGCTCACCCTCGTTCCGCGAGTAGACGACGGTGCCGCGCTCCGTCCAGACCGGCCCGAAGCCCGTGCCCAGGCTGTAGGCCGTGGCGACGTCGTAGTTCCTGTCGAAGGTGATGACGCGCACCTCGCCGTCCTCGCCCGGCCGCAGGCTGGTCGTCGTGTAGACGATGATGCGCCGGTCCGCATCCCACTCCACGGTGCCGCCCAGCGCGGGGTTGGGGATGTAGGCCGAGCTGAACTGCGAGGTGCCCGCGTTCGTCAGTTGCTTCAGGTCCTTGCCGTTCTCCTTCACGAGCCACAGCGAGGGCACGCCCGAGCGCCGCGTGGACTGGAACAGCACGTTGCGCCCATCCGGCGTCCACACGGGCTCGCTGTCATCGAAGCCCTGCGTCACCCGGACCGACCTACCCGAGTTCGCGTTGAGCACGTACAGCTCCGAGCTCCGCACCACGTCGCCCTCGCGGTATCCATCCGGCAGCTTCACATACGCCACGCGGCTGCCATCCAGGGACACCTCGGGCGCACCGGTGCGCTCCGCCACCAGGTGCGAATCGCCCTGGTTGTCCATGCGAATGAGCTGAAGCGAGGTCGTCTGGTACACGATGATGCGCCGGTCGGCGGACTCGGACGACGGCTCCACCAACGACTGGGACGCCACGCCAGGGGACTCGGCGTCCGCGAGCGCCTCCGCCTCCGCCCCACCACACGCGGCGAGCAGCAGCGAAGAAGCCATCCACATCGCAAGGTTCCTACGGGGACTACGGCAGCGGACGTCAGTCGGATGCATACGGTCCTCTGGGTGGAATCCACCTACCAGCGCGGGGTTGACAGGTTTTACAGTCCGCGCTCACGGGTATTCCAGGTCAGAACACCATAACAACCCGGACCGTCATAAATGATACCCGCCGACTGGACGCGACACCGCCCCACACCGCGTCACGGTAACGCGAAAAGTGCGGGAACCTGGGTCGCGTCCGCGCCAAGGATGTCTGAGAGGACCCGGGACGCCTGAATGGGGACGGCGATACCAGCGCGCGCGCACCGCGCGGCTTCGTCCAAGGTGAGCGAAGGCGTGGAACAGTAGGACTCACGCCAGTGCTCGGCGAGCCGCCGGGAGAAGGCCACGCGCAGGGCCTCCACCTTCGCCTCGAGCCAGGCCTCGGCCAGGGTGAAGTTCGGCCGCTGGGGCCTCACGTTGCCTTCCTTGAAGGTGACGTCGTGCTCGTGGCCGGACTCGGAGAGCTGGTCCTGCAACGTCACGGTGAAGGGCCCGCGCCGGGCGTCCAACACCACGGACGAAGCCACCGTGACGTGGTGCGCCTGCGACAGCCGCAGCGCGTGGTACTCGAATTTCCTGGGGACGTCGCGGTACCGCGTGACGGGCACGGAGTAGGTGTGCGTGTGCTTGGTGTACTTCGTCACCTTGCGCGTCTTCGTCTTGCCCTTCGAGTCGGTGTACTCCTCCTCCGCCTCGTAGGGCTCCTCGATGGTCTCCGTGCGGTCCTCGTGGTCCGTGTACGGCACGCTCTCCGTCCACGGCGCGGTCAGCTCCACGGGGTGACTGTCGCGCTGGGTGACGAAGCGTCCCTCCAGGCTGAACACCGGCCGCGCCGAGCCTCCTGGCGCGAACCAGGGCGAGGACTCGAAGGCCTGGGTGAGCCGGGCCTCCAACTGCGCCTGTTGTGCCTCGTCCAGGCCCTCCACGGTGCCCGTCCAGGAAGGCGGGCCGAACAGCTCGGGCGCCGTCGCGGGGCGAGGCGCGTACTCCCGCCAGTGGCCGCAGTAGCGGAACACCAGCTCGCGCCAGTGCGGACTGTCATCCGTGCTGGTGTCCCGCAGGCGCTGGCAGGACGTCTTGCCGCTCTGGAGCACCAGCCACTCCATGTCGCGGGAGATGAGGGCCAGCTCGCGGTGCGCCAGCAGCGGCTGCTTGCGCCGCAATGCCTGCTCCGCCGTGAGCGCGTGTCCCTGGCGCGCGGGGTTGCCGACGAGCCGCTGGAGATGACGGCGTGTGCCATCCACCTCCTCGTGCAGGGAGCTCTCCAAGCCGCCATTCAGCTTCGCGTTCCATGCCGTCCGGTGGTTCAGGAAGCGCAGGAGCCACGCCTCCGCTTCTTCGTCATCCCCTTCCAGGCGCGCCTCCCGCGCGTTGCTCAGCAACTGCGCCAGCGCGCGCGAGCGCAGGCCCTCGCGCGCCAGGAGGAGCTCCTGGTCATAGGGGCTCTGCCGGATGAGGTCGTCGTAGATGGCCGCGGCCTCCACGAACATGCCCTTTTGCGCCAACGAGTCCGCGCGGCCGCGCAGGGTGGTACAGGCACACAGAACCAACAAGGAGACGAGGAGGAGCCGGGCCATGGTCACGAAAGCGCGAGTCGCGTGCGTCCGGTGACGGACGTGGCGACGAAATATTCACGGCGCGTCGCGATTTACCGCACACCCCAGGCGACAGGCTACTCGACCGGCCATGTATGGACAGGCGCTCCGGATTCGGAGCGCTGGAGGTAGCGCTCCAACATCGCCGCCAGGGCGTCCCGCCGGGGCATTTGTGACTCCAGCCGCGCCAGCATCTGCCGCTGCCATGTCGCGCCCGTCCGTCGCAGCACGACGCGCTGTTCGAGGATGCCCAGCAGCGTGTCCGCCTCCTCCGCGTCCACGCCCGCGCGAACCAGGCCCTCCCGGGCGTCGGGGAGCAGCCGCTTCACCAGCTCCGTCGCCGCCATCGGCCGCGGACTGGGCGCCGTGGAGGAGGGCCACAGCAGCTCCGCGTCCAGGCCCTGCCGTGCGGCGCGGATGAAGTTGCCGTACGCGTGGACGAAGGGTAGCGCGGGTAGCAGCGCATCCACGCGCTCGGCCAGCGCCAGCGTGAGACCCAGCAGGAAGGCGCCGTTGGCCATCATGTCCACCAGCGTGGGCCCGGCGGGCAAGGCGCGGAACTCGATGCGCAGGTGGCCTCCAGCCTTCGGGTCGTAGATGGCGCGGTTCCAGCTCCACACCGTGCTCTGGTGCAGGCGCAGCTCCTCCAGGTCCGGCACCTCGCCCGCCGCCACGCGCTCGCGGAGGGGCTCATCGCCCGACACCGGCAACAGCGGTGGATGCAGCGCCACCGCTTCGGCGAACAACTCGTAGGCGCCCTCGCGCACCCAGCCATGGCCGAACGACACGCGCGCGTGGGGCTGAAAGCCGCCTTCTCCGGGCTCGCCCCGGTCATCCACCGCTTGCCGGAACAGGGCCACGCGCGTCTCGTCCCACAGCTTCCGTCCCAGGAAGAGCGGCGAGTTGCCCGCCGCCGCCAACACCGGCGCCGTGGCGAGCTGCGCCGCGTTGTACATGCGCGCGAAGTCCCCAGGCGCCACGCGCAGGTGGTACTGGAGCGACGTGTTCGCGCCCTCCAGCGTCACGTCCTTCCAGGTGAGCGACAGCGCCTCCTCTTCGCCCCGAATCGATACATGGAACGGCGCGGACCGGCGCTGACGGATGGCGGTGGACATGGCGCGATAGCGCGGCTCGCTCGTGAGCGCGCCGCTGCCCAAATCCGCCTCGCGCAAGGTGGGGAGGATGCCGATGACGGCCACGCGCGCGCCCAGCATGGACGCGGCCCGGCGCACCGCGGACACCGCGCTCTCCACCTCCTGGCGCAGCGCACTGAAGGACCTGCCGGCCAGCGGGCACGGACGCAGGTTCACCTCCAGGTTGAAGGCATCCAGCTCCAGCGTCACGCGGGGGTCTTCCGCGCGCGCCAGCACCGCTCGGTTCACCGGCAGTGGGAAACCCAGGCGATCCACGAGGTACAGCTCCAGCTCCGCGCCCACGGTCGGCGCACCCACGCCGAACCCCGGGCGCGCCAAAAGTGCCCGCAGCGCCTCCAGGCTCTCCGCCAGCCGCCGGGAGAAACGCTCGTGGTCCTCCGGACGGAATTCCTCCTGATGGATGGCCATCCCCATGACGGCTCAAGGTAGGTACGGCCGCCTGCTTCCGCCCCAGCGCCCGGGAACCCGCCTGCCCGGCCACCCGGCGCCTGCCAGACCGCCCCGCAGGGCAGGGTCAATGTCCACGAATGGCACCGGGCACGGGTAGGTACGCCCGCGCCCGGTGTGTTATCTCGGGGCCTGGTCATGCCGTCCGACACGTCCGCCAACCTGTACGATTTGACGCGGCCCGCGCTGGGGGCGCTGCTCTCCGGTTGGGGCTTCGGCCCCTACCACCGCGACCAGCTCTGGACCGCGCTGTACCGCCGGCACGCGACCACTTTCGACGAACTGGACGGCCTCAAGCCGGAGCTGCTGCGCATGCTGCGCGAGCACACGCGCCTGGGCCAGTTGGCCACCCACCACGAGTCCTTCAGCAGCGACGGCTTCACGCACAAGCTGCTGCTGCGACTGGACGACGGGCAGACCATTGAAACCGTGCTGATGCGGTTCAAGGGCCGCGCCACGGTGTGCATCAGCACGCAGGCCGGCTGCGCCATGGGCTGCGTCTTCTGCGCCACCGGGCAGATGGGGCTCTCACGCCACCTGACGCCCGGCGAAATCGTGGGGCAGATACTCCACGTCAACCGCATCCTGCGCGCCTCCGGCGAGACGCTGCGCAACGTCGTCCTCATGGGCATGGGCGAGCCGCTCCACAACTACGAGCACACGATGTCCGCGGTGGACGTGCTGGTGGATGCGCTGGGGCTCGCCATGGGCCCACGCTTCATCACGCTCAGCACGGTGGGCGTCGTGCCCGGCATCCGGCGGCTCGCGGATGAAGAGCGCCCCATCCACCTGGCCGTCAGCCTCCATGGCGCCACCGACGCCGAACGCGCGGCGCTGGTCCCCGCTGGACGCCGCTGGCCCCTCGACGAGTTGATGGACGCGTGCCGCTACTACAGCGAGAAGCGCAAGCGCCGCATCTTCTTCGAGTGGACGCTCATCTCCGGCCGCAACGACACCGCCGAGCACGCGCACACGCTGGGTCAACTGCTGCGCGGCATGGACGCGCACGTCAACGTCATCCCCCTCAACCCCACGGTGGGTTACGACGGCGGCCCCAGCCGTCCGGAGTCCGTGCGCGCCTTCCAGGACGTGCTCGCCACCTATGACGTGCCCAGCACGGTGCGTCAGCGCCGGGGCATCGACATCGACGCGGGGTGTGGCCAGCTCAAGGCCACCGTGGAACGGCGTTCACGCCGTTCACTTCCCACCAGCGCCTGACGCATTCCTGAAGGCCCCAAGCCTGCTGTCCGCCCAGGCCCCGGGTACGAGCGCACTGTCTCGAACGTCGAAGCGCCCGAGCGCCGCGTGAGGAGAGCTCACGCTCGCATGCCCGCCACACCGCGTGCGCTTCGCGCGAAGCGCACGCGCCATGACGCAAAGGTCCATCCGTCAGGGTCCCGAGTTACACCCCGAGCGGTGCGTCGTGTCGGTGGCGGACGCCCATGTCGATT
It includes:
- a CDS encoding aconitase family protein, which encodes MNTRPMTLTQKILAHHARRLDRPWVQAGDVLQLRVDWTMASELAWNGMDRTYQALGRPELHDRERVFLAVDHTVDAVTLAKDVRVQRLVQRSRDFARERRLRHFYDANETILHTKFYRELVQPGQLVLGADSHTTSHGGMGAFAIGLGGADIVAAMVLGETWLEVPEAITVEYQGTPAFGIGGKDIILKTLGLLGRNTAALERTVEYRGEAARGFTTDMRFTIANMTAELGGLNGIFEPDARVTEWLAMRPSNKDEALYFRADEDAPYVQRFSIALEKLGPQLARPYAPDNVLEVQDAVGMAVDGCFIGACTTTEEELVLAALLLEQALRGKAARPASPKRLVVPGDLAIHERMRQAGLWRHYEQAGFRIGPPGCSMCLGVASEKALPGEVWLTSQNRNYENRMGPGSHAWLASAATVAASSLEMRVEDPRAALKRIDPSVLERILARKPAGRPIEFPSSEPRLPMTPQPHDGGTRAGTASGGRIAGRIQRFGNHVDTDAIIPGEFCHLDEPSELARHAFRYVRPEFLERVQQGRTLIVAGEGWGTGSSREQAVWALAGAGIKAVIASSYAFIHRRNLVNEALPHLVVTSPAFHALVQEDEELVVDLETGLVEHVASGQRFQAERPSPIARALMQEGGLVPAIRRLGARALHLGAP
- a CDS encoding sensor histidine kinase, which gives rise to MLETTEGSIVRATLRALVEPRRLLPILVISVALITAQVRFSHAPLWAAFGLGLLMCLLFIAVAPVSYRVLFPEGLDLSHGGIRLLLYATVGSGVVLTSGFVLPKLLGMGPTFLTQPTNLAVCGALFLVGGWGLGRDIGFEESLTRERARAARFALEAEQAQLLALRSHLDPHFLFNTLNAIAEWCREDGAVAETAVLRLSTMLRSVLAGVRSATWPLAQELELIRTLFDLHLLRDPDLFQLTLNIPAGMEEIPVPPLVLLPLAENAVKHGPAAGHRGPLSLDVTARGHEVEVAIENPGPSRGPREGSAGLPTVERRLALAYGGAARLVLDGGEARTRVTVTLPRAGPQPGVLT
- a CDS encoding LytR/AlgR family response regulator transcription factor; this translates as MSAPLRVLIADDELLARKRLTRLLAALPDTEVCGEASDADGVLSAVRAGGVDVVLLDIHMPGLSGLDALALLPEGGPRVILCTAHAEHAVQAFEHGAVDYVLKPVEPARLQKALERARARGPATSPTSTVSTPPKPPGSPVRGLGRLPIPTRQGIVLVDPEAISHASLEDELVTVFTTQGDFLTDFTLNELVEKLPSEHFHRVHRRALLNLTHVARLEPLDTGGYLARTLRGHAVEVSRQSARELRRMLGLRRGVEEEG
- a CDS encoding glutamate-cysteine ligase family protein; protein product: MGMAIHQEEFRPEDHERFSRRLAESLEALRALLARPGFGVGAPTVGAELELYLVDRLGFPLPVNRAVLARAEDPRVTLELDAFNLEVNLRPCPLAGRSFSALRQEVESAVSAVRRAASMLGARVAVIGILPTLREADLGSGALTSEPRYRAMSTAIRQRRSAPFHVSIRGEEEALSLTWKDVTLEGANTSLQYHLRVAPGDFARMYNAAQLATAPVLAAAGNSPLFLGRKLWDETRVALFRQAVDDRGEPGEGGFQPHARVSFGHGWVREGAYELFAEAVALHPPLLPVSGDEPLRERVAAGEVPDLEELRLHQSTVWSWNRAIYDPKAGGHLRIEFRALPAGPTLVDMMANGAFLLGLTLALAERVDALLPALPFVHAYGNFIRAARQGLDAELLWPSSTAPSPRPMAATELVKRLLPDAREGLVRAGVDAEEADTLLGILEQRVVLRRTGATWQRQMLARLESQMPRRDALAAMLERYLQRSESGAPVHTWPVE
- the rlmN gene encoding 23S rRNA (adenine(2503)-C(2))-methyltransferase RlmN, whose product is MPSDTSANLYDLTRPALGALLSGWGFGPYHRDQLWTALYRRHATTFDELDGLKPELLRMLREHTRLGQLATHHESFSSDGFTHKLLLRLDDGQTIETVLMRFKGRATVCISTQAGCAMGCVFCATGQMGLSRHLTPGEIVGQILHVNRILRASGETLRNVVLMGMGEPLHNYEHTMSAVDVLVDALGLAMGPRFITLSTVGVVPGIRRLADEERPIHLAVSLHGATDAERAALVPAGRRWPLDELMDACRYYSEKRKRRIFFEWTLISGRNDTAEHAHTLGQLLRGMDAHVNVIPLNPTVGYDGGPSRPESVRAFQDVLATYDVPSTVRQRRGIDIDAGCGQLKATVERRSRRSLPTSA